The following are from one region of the Papaver somniferum cultivar HN1 unplaced genomic scaffold, ASM357369v1 unplaced-scaffold_132, whole genome shotgun sequence genome:
- the LOC113332728 gene encoding serine/threonine-protein kinase EDR1-like, which yields MKNIFKKLHFGSNHDPNRTNEIPPSPSSSSSPPSTSYSSSDNNNTNSNNHNRTSTATASVQSPTTTTTTSPSIRPNFSNTGGGGSGGGNNGSDYMLSEEEYQIQLALAISVSNDEFREDRDKDQIREATLLSLGGRQFDDSAGRVDSDTADSLSRRYWDYNVLDYEDKVVDGFYDIYGLSMDAASQGKMPSLTDVQTNHGEPSFEVVVVNRAIDPALEELDQVARCVALDCPATEVGILVERLAELVTEHMGGSVIDANVMLARWMEKTTELRLSLHTNILPIGSLNIGLSRHRALLFKVLADNVGVPCRLVKGSHYTGIDDAAVNIIKLDNEREFLVDLMAAPGTLIPADILSIKDASFNSYDPRSSKIPTLGSANDSGFDLSREETLHEYRDGNGRYIGGSIPFDRKASPEKIEFVPSTSSSSNGLLPTNLGGSSLSSSAVGTSSQYKGKNRGSVVGDGVKENLNVMPYPLDKPEPSKDLFADLNPLRIREPKYMQNKTPEKNVNDFQRRKENLASGMPWKNRSTSNEVPQNKQYEEGLPPRIREKGFKASSSTVTSKNYLPHFPNIKTSDVSQNSYPESINDVTEGSYAGVSVVKDGRLPSEKSVNRVDGPHVFNQSPDGNNGAEAKGLHDKVVGELGEHGKNIMGKNERRKYTHDGFMGIKGNLEDPMSPIDASPSRLGPMLEDVAEWEIPWEDLVIGERIGLGSYGEVYRADWNGREVAVKKFLDQDFSGDALDEFRSEVRIMRRLRHPNVVCFLGAVTRPPNLSIVTEYLPRGSLYRILHRPNCQIDEQQRIKMALDVAKGMNCLHTSMPTVVHRDLKSPNLLVDENWNVKVCDFGLSRLKHNTFLSSKSTAGTPEWMAPEVLRNEQSNEKCDVYSFGVIFWELATLRMPWSGMNPMQVVGAVGFQNRRLDIPKELDPLVARIIWECWQTEPNLRPSFAQLMVALEPLQQLVISRGPESDQPSSLLPHEISISSTP from the exons atgaaaaacattTTCAAGAAACTCCATTTTGGGAGTAATCACGATCCTAATCGAACCAACGAAATTCCACCATCTCCTTCCTCATCATCATCGCCTCCTTcaacttcatattcttcttccgataataataatactaatagTAATAATCACAATCGTACAAGCACAGCAACAGCTTCAGTTCAATCTCCAAcaactactactactacttcaCCTTCAATTCGACCTAATTTTTCTAATACTGGTGGTGGAGGTAGTGGTGGTGGGAATAATGGATCAGATTATATGCTGTCAGAAGAAGAATATCAAATTCAATTAGCTTTAGCTATTAGTGTTTCAAATGATGAATTTAGAGAAGATCGTGATAAAGATCAAATTCGTGAAGCTACGTTGTTGAGTTTAGGAGGTCGTCAGTTTGATGATTCTGCTGGAAGAGTTGATTCTGATACTGCTGATTCTTTGTCAAGGCGTTATTGG GATTACAATGTTCTTGATTATGAAGACAAGGTTGTCGATGGTTTTTATGACATATATGGGCTGTCTATGGATGCTGCAAGTCAAGGTAAAATGCCTTCACTTACAGATGTGCAAACAAACCACGGGGAGCCCAGTTTCGAAGTTGTCGTCGTCAATCGAGCAATTGACCCCGCCCTTGAGGAGTTAGATCAGGTCGCTCGCTGTGTGGCATTAGACTGTCCTGCCACTGAGGTTGGTATTCTGGTGGAAAGGCTTGCTGAACTTGTTACTGAGCATATGGGTGGCTCCGTGATAGATGCTAATGTCATGCTGGCGAGGTGGATGGAAAAAACCACCGAGTTACGTTTATCTCTTCATACAAATATTTTGCCTATTGGGTCCTTAAATATTGGTCTTTCTCGTCATCGTGCTCTTCTTTTCAAG GTATTAGCTGATAATGTTGGTGTACCTTGTAGACTGGTTAAAGGAAGCCACTACACAGGTATTGATGATGCTGCTGTGAACATAATAAAGTTGGACAATGAGAG GGAATTTTTAGTTGATCTCATGGCAGCACCTGGGACACTTATACCGGCTGACATTCTCAGCATAAAGGATGCATCCTTTAATTCCTATGATCCAAGATCAAGCAAAATCCCAACTCTGGGTTCTGCTAATGATTCAGGGTTTGATCTCTCGAGAGAAGAAACATTGCATGAATATAGAGATGGTAATGGAAGATATATTGGTGGCAGCATTCCCTTTGATAGAAAAGCTAGTCCCGAAAAGATAGAATTTGTTCCCTCTACCTCAAGTTCTAGTAATGGATTGCTGCCTACAAACCTTGGTGGCAGTTCACTTTCTTCTTCAGCTGTTGGAACTTCTTCTCAGTACAAAGGAAAGAACAGGGGTTCTGTTGTTGGTGATGGTGTGAAGGAGAATCTCAATGTAATGCCATATCCCCTGGATAAACCTGAGCCCTCCAAAGACCTGTTTGCAGATCTGAACCCATTACGGATAAGAGAACCTAAATACATGCAAAACAAAACCCCGGAGAAAAATGTTAACGATTTTCAGAGGCGCAAAGAGAACCTTGCTTCGGGTATGCCGTGGAAAAATCGTTCAACTTCCAACGAGGTCCCTCAAAACAAGCAGTATGAAGAGGGACTGCCCCCTAGAATCCGCGAAAAAGGTTTTAAGGCATCATCAAGCACTGTCACTTCCAAAAACTATCTTCCCCATTTTCCTAATATTAAGACTTCTGACGTCTCCCAGAATTCTTATCCTGAGAGCATAAATGATGTAACAGAAGGTTCATACGCTGGGGTTTCAGTTGTCAAAGACGGTAGGCTGCCTTCTGAGAAGAGTGTTAATCGAGTGGATGGACCACACGTATTTAATCAGTCTCCAGATGGAAATAATGGAGCAGAAGCGAAGGGTTTGCATGATAAAGTAGTAGGTGAGCTGGGGGAACACGGAAAGAATATTATGGGTAAGAATGAGCGTAGAAAGTATACTCATGACGGATTTATGGGTATCAAAGGGAATCTTGAAGATCCTATGTCACCGATTGATGCTAGTCCAAGTAGGCTAGGTCCAATGTTAGAAGATGTAGCTGAATGGGAAATTCCATGGGAAGACCTTGTTATTGGCGAGAGGATTGGACTAG GCTCATATGGAGAGGTCTACCGTGCTGACTGGAATGGGAGG GAAGTAGCGGTTAAGAAGTTCCTAGACCAGGATTTCTCAGGGGATGCTTTGGATGAGTTCAGGAGTGAA GTTCGAATAATGCGCAGGTTGCGTCATCCAAATGTCGTTTGTTTCCTGGGTGCCGTAACTCGCCCTCCGAACCTGTCTATTGTCACTGAGTATCTCCCACG AGGGAGCTTATATCGAATTCTGCATCGTCCTAATTGTCAAATTGATGAACAACAAAGAATAAAGATGGCTTTGGATGTG GCGAAGGGTATGAACTGCCTGCATACGAGTATGCCCACAGTTGTTCATCGTGATCTCAAATCACCTAATTTATTAGTTGACGAGAATTGGAATGTTAAG GTCTGTGATTTTGGATTGTCACGCTTGAAGCATAATACCTTTTTGTCATCCAAATCCACGGCTGGTACG CCCGAGTGGATGGCTCCAGAAGTTTTGCGAAATGAACAATCTAATGAAAA GTGTGATGTTTATAGTTTTGGAGTCATTTTTTGGGAGTTGGCAACACTGAGAATGCCTTGGAGTGGGATGAATCCAATGCAGGTGGTGGGTGCAGTAGGTTTCCAGAATCGCCGTCTCGACATACCAAAAGAACTCGATCCCTTGGTTGCCAGGATAATTTGGGAATGCTGGCAGAC AGAGCCAAACTTGCGGCCTTCTTTTGCACAGCTGATGGTTGCTCTCGAACCCTTGCAACAGCTTGTCATCTCCCGGGGTCCTGAATCAGATCAACCAAGCTCACTATTACCTCATGAGATCTCAATAAGTTCTACTCCATAA
- the LOC113333248 gene encoding uncharacterized protein LOC113333248, which translates to MTKILFNIILSSFSLHSLYQQFGGYFFSFSSGEIKLKFCTAEMGTAVTSLLDVEDYLKSLKYKFTQAEADALESVKGKLFRNFFLGAGAATAAVWAATRRFGWGHRVNLAGGAGIFSGFIVFRKSFDSVPESILSLEGSRLQSEFAKILLIKHGDNPRTMQVIEKYFYKEHVYDDSTVDSTIARWRHRSFFGENSAPGQRKHDDAYGADAGSEHKQVVDPTPSPITAITSRSSVEVSADPFDCLFGYSETLEEKSQSYISPEVPPKRRTRSHKKTARRHRKRHSEHEQAESERR; encoded by the exons ATGACGAAGATTCTCTTTAACattattctttcttctttctccttaCATAGCCTGTATCAACAATTTGGGGGTTATTTCTTCTCATTTAGCAGTGGTGAAATCAAGCTGAAGTTTTGTACAGCTGAAATGGGAACTGCAGTTACTTCACTGTTAGACGTTGAAGATTACCTCAAATCATTAAAG TATAAATTCACTCAAGCAGAAGCGGACGCCTTAGAAAGTGTTAAAGGGAAGTTGTTTAGGAATTTTTTTCTTGGTGCTGGTGCTGCTACCGCTGCTGTATGGGCAG CTACAAGAAGATTTGGGTGGGGACATAGAGTCAATCTTGCTGGAG GAGCTGGTATTTTTTCCGGGTTCATTGTATTTAGGAAGTCTTTTGATTCAGTCCCGGAATCGATTCTTTCGCTGGAAGGTAGTCGCCTGCAATCAGAGTTTGCAAAAAT ATTGTTGATAAAGCATGGTGATAATCCTCGGACAATGCAAGTGATTGAGAAATATTTCTACAAAGAACACGTTTATGATGATTCAACTGTTGATAGCACAATTGCAAGATGGCGTCATCGAAGTTTCTTTGGTGAAAATTCTGCTCCGGGTCAAAGAAAACATGACGATGCCTATGGTGCAGATGCTGGTAGCGAACATAAACAAGTTGTAGACCCTACACCTTCTCCTATAACGGCTATAACT TCGAGATCCAGTGTTGAAGTGTCTGCAGACCCTTTTGATTGCTTATTTGGGTATTCAGAGACACTTGAAGAGAAATCTCAATCTTATATTTCCCCTGAGGTTCCACCTAAAAGACGTACTCGCAGCCACAAAAAAACAGCTCGGCGTCATCGGAAACGCCATTCTGAACATGAGCAAGCTGAATCAGAGCGACGTTGA
- the LOC113333249 gene encoding uncharacterized protein LOC113333249: MGTALFDAEDYLKSIKYKFTPAEEDVIVKCKGKALRDFSLAVVIASAAVWRAIRRIGFGHRINLSGGAGICAGFYVFGKSLNLSTEKILSLEDSRLQSEFAKRLVMKYRDNPRTVQMLEKYIYRENVYDDSNVDRTIARWRHRSFFGENYALGQKKHDDTYGADTDSEPKQVVEPTSEQKQVIDPTRAPAKHLKSSIEVSTDPFDSLFGHSETLEEKHQPQITPEAPPKRRTRSHRKTARQHRKRHSEHSQTDSE, encoded by the exons ATGGGAACTGCTCTATTTGACGCTGAAGATTACCTCAAATCAATTAAG TATAAATTCACTCCAGCAGAAGAGGATGTTATAGTTAAATGTAAAGGGAAGGCACTTAGGGATTTTTCTCTTGCTGTTGTTATTGCTTCCGCTGCTGTATGGAGAGCTATAAGAAGAATCGGGTTTGGTCACAGAATTAACCTTTCTGGAG GAGCTGGTATTTGTGCAGGGTTCTATGTATTTGGGAAATCTCTGAATTTGAGCACGGAAAAAATTCTTTCACTGGAAGATAGTCGTCTGCAATCAGAATTTGCAAAAAG GCTGGTGATGAAGTACAGGGATAATCCTCGGACAGTACAAATGCTTGAGAAATATATTTACAGAGAAAATGTTTACGACGACTCAAATGTTGATAGAACAATAGCAAGATGGCGTCATCGAAGTTTCTTTGGTGAAAATTATGCTCTGGGTCAAAAGAAACATGATGATACCTATGGTGCAGATACTGATTCTGAACCAAAACAAGTTGTAGAACCTACATCTGAACAAAAACAAGTTATAGACCCTACACGTGCTCCTGCAAAGCAT CTGAAGTCCAGTATTGAAGTCTCCACAGACCCTTTTGATAGCTTATTTGGGCATTCAGAGACACTCGAGGAGAAACATCAACCTCAGATCACCCCTGAAGCTCCGCCAAAAAGACGTACTCGCAGTCACAGAAAAACAGCTCGTCAACATCGGAAGCGCCACTCTGAGCATTCGCAAACCGATTCTGAGTGA